CCTGCGGGAGGACACACACGACCCCGAGGCGTGGGCCACGCTCCTCGAACGGCAACGGACCGCACGCGGGGCCTACTACGCGGCGGTTCGAAGGGACTTGGCGCTGCCGCCCGGCCATCCGGGGCAGTGGTCGGTGACCGCTCCCCCGGCCGGCCCGCACACGCGATGAGTCATCGGGCGCCCGTCTCGGGGATGGCCCCGACCGTGTGCTCGACGATCGCCTTCTCCAACGGCCCGTGCACCGCGGGCGGCAGCGCGTGGCCCATGCCCGGGATCTCCACCAGCCGCGCCCCCGCGACGACCTGCGCGATGTGCTGCGGGTGCGGGACCGGGAAAACGGGTTCCGCCGTGGCGGAGACGACGAGCACCGGCACCCGGTTCGCCGCGAGTTCGGCGGTGCGGACCATGCCTGAACTGTCGGCGCGAGCGTGCGCCGACGACTCCAGATATCCGCCCGCGTGGTCGATGACGCCCCGTTCCAGCTCCCTGAAGTAGGCGGCGTCGAAGGGCAGCTGGTCACCGCTCAGCAGACGCCAGTGCTCCACCCGCCGGTCCAGCTCGGCCTCCGGACCGTGGTCCTCCACGGGCCGCGACCACATCTCCAGGATCTCCGGCGCGATGCCGGGCAGCTCGGCGACGGGGACGCGGACACCGTCCGGCCGCATGTACGGGGTCTCGCTCAGCGCGCACGTTCCCAGCAGGGTCGCGCTCAGCACCCGCTCGGGGTGGTCGGCGAGCACCAGCTGGCAGAGCATGCCGCCCAGCGACAGCCCCACGATGTGGGCCCGCTCGACGCCGAGGCCGTCGAG
The window above is part of the Streptomyces venezuelae genome. Proteins encoded here:
- a CDS encoding alpha/beta fold hydrolase, whose product is MSQVHEQYVEVAPGVRVWTERRGAPDAPALLLVMGAQASALGWPEPLVEALAAHHHVIRYDHRDTGRSDRPFDENPYPVTDLARDAIAVLDGLGVERAHIVGLSLGGMLCQLVLADHPERVLSATLLGTCALSETPYMRPDGVRVPVAELPGIAPEILEMWSRPVEDHGPEAELDRRVEHWRLLSGDQLPFDAAYFRELERGVIDHAGGYLESSAHARADSSGMVRTAELAANRVPVLVVSATAEPVFPVPHPQHIAQVVAGARLVEIPGMGHALPPAVHGPLEKAIVEHTVGAIPETGAR